In Ananas comosus cultivar F153 linkage group 10, ASM154086v1, whole genome shotgun sequence, the following proteins share a genomic window:
- the LOC109716172 gene encoding soluble starch synthase 1, chloroplastic/amyloplastic, which produces MYGALRCVGERDRLDRLDHPDHVVLEEGDVSQPNGDTEKSVCSTIVINGSEEEAESPKTSEKNQTREIYSIVFVTAEAAPYSKTGGLGDVCGSLPIALAAHGHRVMVISPRYLNGVSDENFAHAFDTGKRIKVPCFGGEHEVGFFHEFRAGVDWVFVDHISYHRPGNPYGDAHGAFRDNQFRFTILCYAACEAPLILELGGYTYGQKCLFLVNDWHAGLVSVLLGAKYRPHGVYRDARCILVIHNLAHQGVEPATTYQNLGLPPEWYGALEWVFPTWARTHALDKGEAVNILKGAIVTADRIATVSQGYSWEVTTAEGGHGLNELLSSRKAVLNGITNGIDVNDWNPANDKYIPFHYTVDDFSGKAQCKAALQKELGLAIRPECPLIGFIGRLDYQKGVDLITMAVPELMQEDVQLVMLGSGDRGTEEWMRSAESMYKEKFRGWVGFNVPISHRITAGCDILLMPSRFEPCGLNQLYAMRYATIPVVHGTGGLRDTVVNFDPFANEGRGSGTGWAFSPLTKESMLWALRLAILTFKEHKSSWEGLMKRAMSRDFTWDNAAAQYEQIIKWAFADPPYVR; this is translated from the exons ATGTACGGGGCCCTCCGTTGCGTCGGAGAGAGAGATCGTCTAGATCGTCTAGATCATCCGGATCATGTGGTACTCGAGGAGGGTGATGTTTCCCAACCTAATG GAGACACAGAAAAGTCAGTTTGCAGCACTATTGTTATTAATGGAAGTGAGGAAGAAGCTGAAAGTCCTAAAACATCTGAGAAAAATCAAACTAGGGAAATATATAGTATTGTGTTCGTAACTGCGGAAGCTGCTCCATATTCCAAGACTGGCGGATTGGGTGACGTCTGTGGTTCTTTGCCTATTGCTCTCGCAGCTCATGGTCATCGTGTGATGGTAATATCTCCGAGATACTTGAACGGAGTCTCAGATGAAAATTTTGCTCATGCATTTGACACTGGGAAGCGCATCAAAGTTCCATGTTTCGGAGGAGAGCACGAAGTTGGTTTTTTCCATGAATTTAGGGCAGGTGTTGATTGG GTTTTTGTTGATCATATCTCCTATCATAGACCAGGAAACCCTTATGGTGATGCACATGGAGCTTTTCGCGATAATCAG TTTAGGTTCACAATACTTTGCTATGCGGCATGTGAGGCTCCATTAATACTTGAATTAGGAGGTTACACTTATGGCCAGAAGTGTTTATTTCTCGTCAATGATTGGCATGCTGGTCTTGTGTCTGT TCTATTGGGTGCAAAATACCGTCCACATGGTGTTTACAGAGATGCCCGGTGCATTCTTGTCATACATAACCTAGCTCATCAG GGGGTGGAACCAGCAACTACATATCAAAACTTGGGATTGCCACCTGAATGGTACGGCGCTCTTGAATGGGTGTTTCCCACATGGGCAAGGACTCATGCCCTTGACAAGGGCGAGGCTGTAAATATTCTCAAGGGTGCAATTGTCACAGCTGATAGGATAGCAACAGTTAGTCAG GGTTATTCTTGGGAGGTAACAACTGCTGAAGGTGGGCATGGCCTCAATGAGCTTTTAAGTAGCCGAAAGGCTGTATTAAATG GAATTACTAATGGTATAGATGTTAATGACTGGAATCCCGCTAATGACAAGTACATTCCTTTTCATTATACGGTTGATGACTTCTCTGGAAAG GCTCAATGCAAAGCTGCATTGCAAAAGGAATTAGGTCTCGCAATCAGGCCTGAATGCCCTTTG ATTGGATTCATTGGAAGGTTGGACTATCAGAAAGGCGTTGATCTAATTACTATGGCCGTACCGGAGCTTATGCAGGAGGATGTACAATTA GTCATGCTTGGATCAGGGGACCGAGGAACTGAAGAGTGGATGAGATCAGCAGAGTCTATGTACAAGGAGAAGTTTCGTGGATGGGTTGGATTCAATGTTCCGATATCTCATCGCATAACAGCTGG ATGCGACATATTGCTGATGCCCTCTAGATTTGAGCCTTGTGGTCTGAATCAGTTGTATGCGATGCGATATGCGACTATTCCTGTTGTTCATGGCACCGGAGGCCTTAGA GATACGGTGGTAAATTTTGATCCTTTCGCTAATGAAGGTAGAGGGAGTGGTACAGG GTGGGCCTTCTCACCACTAACAAAGGAGAGCATGTTGTGG GCACTGAGGTTGGCGATTCTCACATTTAAGGAGCACAAGTCATCATGGGAGGGATTAATGAAACGAGCGATGTCGAGAGATTTCACATGGGACAATGCTGCGGCTCAGTACGAGCAGATAATCAAGTGGGCCTTCGCAGACCCTCCTTATGTTAGATAA